A region from the Benincasa hispida cultivar B227 chromosome 8, ASM972705v1, whole genome shotgun sequence genome encodes:
- the LOC120083343 gene encoding mitochondrial arginine transporter BAC1: MGDSSSYKDYVAGLIAGVATVITGHPFDTVKVKLQKHNTESRGITYRGGLHCTARILKTDGVRGLYRGATSSFVGVSFESSLLFGIYSRTKQSLQGGDQNGRPRPQVVIPSAVYGGAIISFILCPSELVKCRMQVQGTDSLVPVSSRYSGPVDCALKTIKTEGATGLFRGGFTTFLRESIGNAVFFSTYENVRYYMHSQVHSTSNLNVHGNLMDMGIGILTGGLGGVAFWLAVLPLDVAKTIIQTSPDKNATRNPFLILSSIYRNAGIRGCYTGLGPTILRAFPANAAAIVCWELAMKVLGIPRD; the protein is encoded by the exons ATGGGGGATAGTTCCAGTTACAAAGATTACGTCGCCGGTCTGATTGCCGGCGTTGCCACTGTCATTACCGGCCACCCTTTTGACACCGTTAAG GTAAAGCTTCAAAAGCATAATACCGAGTCGCGGGGGATTACTTACCGAGGTGGTCTGCATTGCACTGCTAGGATACTGAAGACTGATGGT GTGAGAGGACTTTACCGAGGGGCGACATCATCTTTCGTTGGAGTGTCTTTTGAGAGTTCCcttctttttggaatttattCCCGGACTAAACAGTCATTGCAG GGAGGCGACCAAAATGGTAGGCCACGACCACAAGTAGTAATTCCTTCTGCAGTTTATGGTGGAGCTATTATCAGCTTCATATTATGTCCTTCCGAGTTAGTGAAG TGTAGGATGCAAGTTCAAGGCACTGATTCTCTTGTTCCAGTGTCCAGTAGATACAGTGGTCCAGTCGATTGTGCCCTTAAAACTATAAAGACAGAAGGG GCTACTGGTCTTTTCCGTGGAGGTTTTACGACGTTTTTAAGGGAATCAATTGGAAATGCTGTATTCTTTAGCACCTACGAGAATGTTCGCTATTACATGCATTCACAAGTACATTCTACTTCAAATTTAAATGTCCATGGCAACTTAATGGATATGGGCATTGGGATTTTGACTGGTGGCCTTGGTGGTGTGGCT TTCTGGTTAGCTGTTTTGCCACTGGATGTTGCAAAAACTATAATCCAGACTTCCCCAGATAAAAATGCCACTAGAAATCCGTTTCTAATTTTGAGCTCG ATATATCGAAATGCTGGAATTAGAGGATGCTATACAGGATTAGGTCCAACCATACTTCGTGCATTTCCTGCCAATGCAGCAGCAATTGTCTGCTGGGAGCTAGCAATGAAAGTTCTTGGTATCCCCCGAGATTAA
- the LOC120083344 gene encoding squamosa promoter-binding-like protein 3 isoform X1: MATGKADGKRRLNYYEMEEEEEEDEEEEEEEEDHEEQQIHGELGFAGDFNKKKKILTSGTSSNKKSGSGYGGAAAAPSCQADNCNADLSGSKRYHRRHKVCEFHAKAPAVAVAGIHQRFCQQCSRFHGLQEFDEAKRSCRKRLAGHNQRRRKSSSDVHGESPT; this comes from the exons atggcGACTGGAAAAGCTGACGGAAAAAGGAGGCTAAATTACTACGAAATGGaggaagaggaggaagaagatgaagaagaagaagaagaagaggaagatcaTGAGGAACAACAAATTCATGGAGAATTAGGGTTTGCAGGGGATtttaataagaagaagaaaattctcaCTTCTGGGACTTCTTCTAATAAAAAATCAGGATCTGGGTATGGCGGAGCTGCGGCGGCGCCCTCGTGTCAGGCTGATAATTGCAATGCGGATCTGTCGGGTTCGAAGAGGTACCACCGTCGTCATAAGGTCTGTGAGTTTCATGCTAAAGCTCCGGCGGTTGCGGTGGCCGGAATCCACCAGCGCTTCTGCCAACAATGCAGCAG ATTTCATGGCCTTCAAGAGTTTGATGAAGCAAAAAGGAGTTGCCGGAAGCGGTTGGCCGGACACAACCAACGGCGGCGGAAGAGCTCATCTGACGTCCATGGCGAAAGCCCAACCTAG
- the LOC120083344 gene encoding squamosa promoter-binding protein 2-like isoform X2, with protein sequence MATGKADGKRRLNYYEMEEEEEEDEEEEEEEEDHEEQQIHGELGFAGDFNKKKKILTSGTSSNKKSGSGYGGAAAAPSCQADNCNADLSGSKRYHRRHKVCEFHAKAPAVAVAGIHQRFCQQCSR encoded by the exons atggcGACTGGAAAAGCTGACGGAAAAAGGAGGCTAAATTACTACGAAATGGaggaagaggaggaagaagatgaagaagaagaagaagaagaggaagatcaTGAGGAACAACAAATTCATGGAGAATTAGGGTTTGCAGGGGATtttaataagaagaagaaaattctcaCTTCTGGGACTTCTTCTAATAAAAAATCAGGATCTGGGTATGGCGGAGCTGCGGCGGCGCCCTCGTGTCAGGCTGATAATTGCAATGCGGATCTGTCGGGTTCGAAGAGGTACCACCGTCGTCATAAGGTCTGTGAGTTTCATGCTAAAGCTCCGGCGGTTGCGGTGGCCGGAATCCACCAGCGCTTCTGCCAACAATGCAGCAG GTAA